A stretch of the Medicago truncatula cultivar Jemalong A17 chromosome 5, MtrunA17r5.0-ANR, whole genome shotgun sequence genome encodes the following:
- the LOC11423385 gene encoding CCR4-NOT transcription complex subunit 9, whose amino-acid sequence MASMERLVIELSNPDLRENALRVLSKKMTSFQELAPLLWNSFGTITILVQEIISIYPTLSSENLTPTQSTRMCDVLALLMCVASHPTTKMSFLNANMHLYLYPFLQTTSELTQYEWLRLGSLGVIGALVKVNTKEVMSFLLPNEIIPLCLGCMENDKEPSKSVGTFIIQKMLLDNAGLAYVCDTAEQFFTVARVFDMMLSSLKNQHSPRLLKLIIRCYSRLSEHSRARDALTSCLPNMLKDFNFINCLYEDSTTWRCIKKLYENLGMNQASLVPSG is encoded by the exons ATGACGTCATTTCAGGAGCTTGCACCTTTATTGTGGAATTCTTTTGGTACTATCACAATACTTGTGCAA GAAATAATTTCAATATATCCTACTCTTTCATCAGAGAATCTTACTCCAACACAATCAACTCGAATGTGCGATGTTCTTGCATTACTGATG TGTGTGGCATCTCACCCAACTACAAAGATGTCATTCCTCAATG CTAACatgcatttatatttatatccaTTCCTTCAAACAACAAGCGAGTTAACACAATATGAGTGGTTGAGGCTTGGTAGTCTTGGAGTCATTGGTGCTTTGGTGAAG GTTAACACCAAAGAAGTCATGAGTTTCCTTCTTCCAAATGAAATAATTCCACTATGCTTAGGCTGTATGGAAAACGACAAAGAGCCATCAAAATCG GTTGGAACATTTATCATTCAGAAAATGTTGTTAGACAATGCTGGTCTAGCTTATGTTTGTGATACAGCAGAGCAATTTTTTACAGTAGCTCGAGTTTTTGACATGATGTTGTCAAGTCTTAAGAATCAACATTCACCTCGTTTGTTGAAGCTTATAATTCGATGCTATTCTCGTTTGTCTGAACATAGCAG GGCTCGCGATGCATTAACAAGTTGTCTTCCAAACATGCTCAAAGATTTCAATTTCATCAATTGTCTTTAT gaagatTCAACAACTTGGAGGTGCATAAAAAAGTTGTATGAAAATCTTGGGATGAATCAAGCTTCTTTGGTACCTAGTGGATGA
- the LOC11429994 gene encoding uncharacterized protein, which translates to MTMNKVNKSQVIVLSILLLLLVITPLLPSSLRPTYLYLIFNILIIALGAEAGLLSVLSEPSEDKKQHVSVTQPKHEMLEQEEKEASNIINNAYSVSEEQNENKPKVVEKSVSEKKIVYVDVGVSKVDKVKKCPSMPSIFFIEDGEDDLEVKDEEVEVEDEICGVNGQELFAKAEAFIGNFYKQLKMQREECWDS; encoded by the coding sequence ATGACCATGAACAAAGTTAATAAATCTCAAGTTATAGTTCTCTCTATCTTACTTCTTCTCCTTGTGATCACACCCTTGTTACCTTCCTCTCTCAGGCCTACTTACCTTTACTTAATCTTCAACATCCTTATCATTGCACTTGGAGCTGAAGCCGGTCTTTTGTCGGTGCTCTCCGAACCTTCTGAAGACAAAAAGCAACATGTTTCTGTTACACAACCGAAACATGAAATGCTAGaacaagaagagaaagaagcatCTAACATAATAAACAATGCATATTCTGTTTCAGaagaacaaaatgaaaacaagcCTAAGGTTGTTGAAAAATCTGTATCTGAGAAGAAGATTGTGTATGTTGATGTTGGTGTTAGTAAAGTGGATAAGGTGAAAAAATGTCCTTCAATGCCAAGTATTTTTTTCATAGAAGATGGAGAAGATGATCTAGAAGTGAAGGATGAGGAGGTTGAAGTAGAAGATGAGATTTGTGGTGTTAATGGTCAAGAACTTTTTGCAAAAGCTGAAGCTTTCATTGGAAATTTCTACAAGCAGTTGAAGATGCAGAGAGAGGAATGCTGGGATTCTTAG
- the LOC11426799 gene encoding uncharacterized protein produces the protein MTMNKVDKSQVIVLSFLAFLLVITPFLPSFLRPSYLYLIFNLLIIALGAEAGLLSVFSEPSEDRKQHISASVTQKHVSLEPQEKEARGIVNNACSVSQEQKEKKPKVVEKSTSEKKIVFVGVTKVEKMKKCPSMASIFFIEDGEDDLEVKNEEVEVEDEIYGVNGQELFAKAEAFIGNFYKQLKMQREKSCVLLRKAI, from the coding sequence ATGACCATGAACAAAGTTGATAAATCTCAAGTAATAGTTCTCTCTTTCCTAGCTTTTCTCCTTGTGATCACACCCTTCTTACCTTCTTTTCTTAGGCCCAGTTACCTTTACTTAATCTTCAACCTCCTTATCATTGCACTTGGAGCTGAAGCTGGACTTCTCTCAGTATTCTCTGAGCCTTCAGAAGACAGAAAACAACATATTTCTGCGTCTGTTACACAAAAACATGTAAGTTTAGAACCACAAGAGAAAGAAGCACGTGGCATAGTAAACAATGCATGTTCTGTCTCACAAGAACAAAAGGAAAAGAAGCCTAAGGTGGTTGAAAAATCTACATCTGAAAAGAAGAttgtttttgttggtgttaCAAAAGTTGAAAAGATGAAAAAGTGTCCTTCAATGGCAAGTATCTTTTTTATAGAAGATGGAGAAGATGATTtagaagtgaagaatgaagagGTTGAAGTTGAAGATGAGATTTATGGTGTTAATGGACAAGAACTTTTTGCAAAAGCTGAGGCTTTCATAGGTAACTTCTACAAGCAATTGAAGATGCAAAGAGAAAAGTCTTGTGTGCTTCTTAGAAAAGCAATTTAG